From Brassica oleracea var. oleracea cultivar TO1000 chromosome C3, BOL, whole genome shotgun sequence, a single genomic window includes:
- the LOC106335833 gene encoding uncharacterized protein LOC106335833 isoform X4, protein MILGMNRRLASRAKRTVSKSVLVDGEGEEKGQTNLRVGLICGGPSAERGISLNSARSVLDHIQGNGISVSCYYIDAHLKSFAISSAQLYSNTPADFDFKLESLAQGFSSLSDLAEHLVSAVDIVFPVIHGRFGEDGGIQELLESHNIPFVGTGSSECRRAFDKYEASLELKEHGFMSVPNYLVRGIGVDESEIAQWFTDNRLDLDVGKVVVKPARAGSSIGVKVAFGVNDSIKKAVELILEGIDDRIVVEVFIENGHEFTAIVLDVGSGSDSRPVVLLPSEVQLQFHGSGDPEEDAIFDYRRKYLPTQQVFATLLALMDGIWLPLQIYHQLQMKRLEDACQRILFSQTSTCRIRLQISGMEQNSFLFQQASKVGFSHSNILRTILHRASSRLPHLTWHNYESNHLLRGSTTLETSGDVQKVFVMFGGDTSERQVSVMSGTNVWMNLQRFADLKVTPCLLSPSLSNSSSEFPDKTESDLDNREVWLLPYSVVLRHTAEEILAECLEAIEPDRARFTSRLQKQVMEDLMDGLKNQSWFGGFDIIDELPIKYSLREWIKLASEAQATVFIAVHGGIGEDGTLQALLEDEGVAYTGPGVRASRTCMDKIITSQAISHLSEFGVHTISKDVKRTEDIMHETISNIWDELITKLRCLTFCVKPARDGCSTGVARLCSSEDLTVYVQALKDCLPRIPPNTLSKTHGMIEMPNTTPEYLIFEPFVETDEIVVSSKAKQKLSWKGTRRWVEITVGVIGKRGSMRSLNPSLTVKESGDILSLEEKFQGGTGINLTPPPPTIMSKDALERCKQGIELIAETLGLEGFSRIDAFVHVETGEVLVIEVNTVPGMTPSTVLIQQVIFFALIHIFKPVFDKDSQDTLIRFCFVIGNLIGISRAATNVPSSVLSQIAPSCYTESLSDSV, encoded by the exons ATGATTTTGGGTATGAACAGACGCCTTGCCTCCAGAGCAAAACGAACCGTCTCGAAGTCGGTCCTCGTAGACGGAGAGGGGGAGGAGAAGGGCCAGACGAATCTGAGAGTTGGACTCATCTGCGGAGGACCGTCGGCTGAGCGGGGGATTTCTCTCAATTCAGCTCGATCAGTTCTCGATCACATTCAG GGTAACGGTATAAGCGTGAGCTGCTACTACATAGATGCTCATCTCAAATCCTTCGCAATTTCCTCCGCTCAG CTGTACTCGAATACTCCCGCAGATTTTGATTTCAAGCTCGAGAG TCTTGCACAGGGATTCTCTTCGTTATCAGACTTGGCTGAGCATCTTGTTTCCGCTGTGGACATTGTCTTCCCTGTTATTCATGGTCGATTTGGTGAAGATGGGGGCATTCAG GAGCTGTTGGAGAGTCACAACATTCCATTTGTTGGGACTGGATCCAGTGAATGCCGTCGAGCCTTTGACAAG TATGAAGCTTCTTTGGAGCTCAAAGAACATGGGTTCATGTCAGTACCAAACTACTTGGTGCGG GGAATCGGAGTAGACGAGAGTGAAATAGCACAATGGTTTACAGATAACCGGCTGGACCTTGATGTGGGAAAAGTGGTG GTAAAACCAGCTAGAGCAGGGTCAAGCATTGGTGTCAAGGTTGCTTTTGGCGTAAATGATTCAATCAAGAAGGCTGTTGAACTTATTCTAGAG GGAATTGATGATAGGATTGTTGTTGAGGTGTTTATTGAAAATGGACATGAGTTCACTGCCATCGTCCTGGATGTGGGTTCTGGTTCTGATTCCCGTCCTGTTGTGCTGTTACCCTCTGAG GTGCAACTTCAGTTCCATGGCAGTGGTGATCCGGAGGAAGACGCCATCTTCGACTATCGGAGGAAGTATCTGCCGACACAACAG GTCTTCGCGACTTTGCTCGCATTGATGGATGGTATTTGGCTCCCACTTCAAATATATCACCAGCTCCAAATGAAACGTCTAGAGGACGCATGTCAGCGGATATTATTTTCACAGACATCAACCTG TCGGATACGTTTACAGATAAGTGGCATGGAGCAAAATAGCTTTCTCTTCCAGCAGGCTTCTAAG GTTGGGTTTTCTCATTCAAACATTTTGCGAACCATCCTCCACCGAGCTAGCTCAAGGCTTCCGCATCTTACTTGGCATAATTATGAGTCTAATCATTTGCTTCGAGGTTCAACAACCCTGGAAACCTCCGGGGACGTCCAGAAAGTGTTTGTAATGTTTGGAGGAGACACTTCAGAGCGGCAGGTCTCTGTCATGAGCGGAACAAATGTCTGGATGAATCTGCAAAGATTTGCTGAT CTGAAAGTAACTCCCTGCTTGCTTTCCCCATCACTTAGCAACTCATCTAGTGAATTTCCCGACAAAACCGAATCTGATTTGGACAACAGAGAAGTCTGGTTATTACC GTACTCTGTTGTGTTAAGGCACACTGCTGAGGAAATTCTTGCGGAGTGCTTGGAAGCAATCGAGCCTGATCGGGCTCGGTTTACATCTCGGCTGCAAAAGCAAGTGATGGAGGATCTTATGGATGGTTTGAAGAATCAGAGCTGGTTTGGAGGGTTTGATATAATAGACGAACTGCCAATTAAATATTCGTTGAGAGAGTGGATCAAGCTTGCCAGTGAAGCTCAAGCAACTGTCTTCATTGCAG TGCATGGAGGAATTGGGGAAGATGGTACACTGCAAGCCTTACTGGAGGATGAAGGAGTTGCTTACACAG GTCCAGGCGTACGAGCTTCAAGAACTTGCATGGACAAGATTATTACATCTCAGGCTATTAGTCAC CTTTCAGAGTTTGGAGTTCATACCATAAGTAAAGACGTGAAGAGAACAGAGGATATTATGCATGAGACCATCTCAAACATTTGGGATGAATTGATCACCAAGCTTCGGTGTCTGACATTCTGTGTTAAGCCAGCAAGGGATGGATGCTCTACTGGTGTTGCAAGATTATG TTCCTCTGAAGACCTTACTGTATATGTACAAGCTTTAAAAGATTGTCTACCAAGGATTCCTCCAAACACTTTGTCTAAG ACACATGGAATGATTGAGATGCCAAATACTACTCCTGAGTACTTGATTTTTGAACCATTTGTTGAGACCGATGAAATCGTAGTTTCATCCAAGGCCAAGCAGAAGCTCTCTTGGAAAGGTACGAGGCGGTGGGTAGAGATAACAGTGGGAGTAATCGGAAAACGTGGGTCAATGCGTTCACTGAATCCGAGTCTTACTGTCAAGGAAAGTGGTGATATATTATCACTCGAGGAGAAGTTCCAAG GCGGCACTGGCATAAACCTGACTCCACCTCCACCAACAATCATGAG TAAGGACGCTTTGGAAAGGTGCAAACAAGGCATTGAGCTGATTGCGGAAACTCTTGGTCTAGAGGGGTTTTCACGTATAGATGCTTTTGTGCACGTTGAAACCGGAGAG GTGCTGGTTATAGAGGTGAACACAGTTCCTGGAATGACTCCTTCCACTGTATTAATCCAACAGGTGATATTTTTTGCATTAATACATATCTTCAAGCCTGTATTTGATAAAGACTCTCAGGATACATTGATACGTTTTTGTTTTGTGATTGGAAACTTAATAGGCATTAGCAGAGCAGCCACCAATGTACCCTCCTCAGTTCTTTCGCAAATTGCTCCATCTTGCTACACAGAGAGTTTGAGTGACTCAGTTTGA
- the LOC106335833 gene encoding uncharacterized protein LOC106335833 isoform X3: protein MILGMNRRLASRAKRTVSKSVLVDGEGEEKGQTNLRVGLICGGPSAERGISLNSARSVLDHIQGNGISVSCYYIDAHLKSFAISSAQLYSNTPADFDFKLESLAQGFSSLSDLAEHLVSAVDIVFPVIHGRFGEDGGIQELLESHNIPFVGTGSSECRRAFDKYEASLELKEHGFMSVPNYLVRGIGVDESEIAQWFTDNRLDLDVGKVVVKPARAGSSIGVKVAFGVNDSIKKAVELILEGIDDRIVVEVFIENGHEFTAIVLDVGSGSDSRPVVLLPSEVQLQFHGSGDPEEDAIFDYRRKYLPTQQVTYHTPPRFPIHVNKSIREEASLLFQKLGLRDFARIDGWYLAPTSNISPAPNETSRGRMSADIIFTDINLVGFSHSNILRTILHRASSRLPHLTWHNYESNHLLRGSTTLETSGDVQKVFVMFGGDTSERQVSVMSGTNVWMNLQRFADLKVTPCLLSPSLSNSSSEFPDKTESDLDNREVWLLPYSVVLRHTAEEILAECLEAIEPDRARFTSRLQKQVMEDLMDGLKNQSWFGGFDIIDELPIKYSLREWIKLASEAQATVFIAVHGGIGEDGTLQALLEDEGVAYTGPGVRASRTCMDKIITSQAISHLSEFGVHTISKDVKRTEDIMHETISNIWDELITKLRCLTFCVKPARDGCSTGVARLCSSEDLTVYVQALKDCLPRIPPNTLSKTHGMIEMPNTTPEYLIFEPFVETDEIVVSSKAKQKLSWKGTRRWVEITVGVIGKRGSMRSLNPSLTVKESGDILSLEEKFQGGTGINLTPPPPTIMSKDALERCKQGIELIAETLGLEGFSRIDAFVHVETGEVLVIEVNTVPGMTPSTVLIQQVIFFALIHIFKPVFDKDSQDTLIRFCFVIGNLIGISRAATNVPSSVLSQIAPSCYTESLSDSV from the exons ATGATTTTGGGTATGAACAGACGCCTTGCCTCCAGAGCAAAACGAACCGTCTCGAAGTCGGTCCTCGTAGACGGAGAGGGGGAGGAGAAGGGCCAGACGAATCTGAGAGTTGGACTCATCTGCGGAGGACCGTCGGCTGAGCGGGGGATTTCTCTCAATTCAGCTCGATCAGTTCTCGATCACATTCAG GGTAACGGTATAAGCGTGAGCTGCTACTACATAGATGCTCATCTCAAATCCTTCGCAATTTCCTCCGCTCAG CTGTACTCGAATACTCCCGCAGATTTTGATTTCAAGCTCGAGAG TCTTGCACAGGGATTCTCTTCGTTATCAGACTTGGCTGAGCATCTTGTTTCCGCTGTGGACATTGTCTTCCCTGTTATTCATGGTCGATTTGGTGAAGATGGGGGCATTCAG GAGCTGTTGGAGAGTCACAACATTCCATTTGTTGGGACTGGATCCAGTGAATGCCGTCGAGCCTTTGACAAG TATGAAGCTTCTTTGGAGCTCAAAGAACATGGGTTCATGTCAGTACCAAACTACTTGGTGCGG GGAATCGGAGTAGACGAGAGTGAAATAGCACAATGGTTTACAGATAACCGGCTGGACCTTGATGTGGGAAAAGTGGTG GTAAAACCAGCTAGAGCAGGGTCAAGCATTGGTGTCAAGGTTGCTTTTGGCGTAAATGATTCAATCAAGAAGGCTGTTGAACTTATTCTAGAG GGAATTGATGATAGGATTGTTGTTGAGGTGTTTATTGAAAATGGACATGAGTTCACTGCCATCGTCCTGGATGTGGGTTCTGGTTCTGATTCCCGTCCTGTTGTGCTGTTACCCTCTGAG GTGCAACTTCAGTTCCATGGCAGTGGTGATCCGGAGGAAGACGCCATCTTCGACTATCGGAGGAAGTATCTGCCGACACAACAG GTCACCTATCACACTCCACCTCGTTTCCCTATCCATGTTAACAAAAGTATCCGTGAAGAGGCATCTCTTCTATTTCAAAAACTAGGTCTTCGCGACTTTGCTCGCATTGATGGATGGTATTTGGCTCCCACTTCAAATATATCACCAGCTCCAAATGAAACGTCTAGAGGACGCATGTCAGCGGATATTATTTTCACAGACATCAACCTG GTTGGGTTTTCTCATTCAAACATTTTGCGAACCATCCTCCACCGAGCTAGCTCAAGGCTTCCGCATCTTACTTGGCATAATTATGAGTCTAATCATTTGCTTCGAGGTTCAACAACCCTGGAAACCTCCGGGGACGTCCAGAAAGTGTTTGTAATGTTTGGAGGAGACACTTCAGAGCGGCAGGTCTCTGTCATGAGCGGAACAAATGTCTGGATGAATCTGCAAAGATTTGCTGAT CTGAAAGTAACTCCCTGCTTGCTTTCCCCATCACTTAGCAACTCATCTAGTGAATTTCCCGACAAAACCGAATCTGATTTGGACAACAGAGAAGTCTGGTTATTACC GTACTCTGTTGTGTTAAGGCACACTGCTGAGGAAATTCTTGCGGAGTGCTTGGAAGCAATCGAGCCTGATCGGGCTCGGTTTACATCTCGGCTGCAAAAGCAAGTGATGGAGGATCTTATGGATGGTTTGAAGAATCAGAGCTGGTTTGGAGGGTTTGATATAATAGACGAACTGCCAATTAAATATTCGTTGAGAGAGTGGATCAAGCTTGCCAGTGAAGCTCAAGCAACTGTCTTCATTGCAG TGCATGGAGGAATTGGGGAAGATGGTACACTGCAAGCCTTACTGGAGGATGAAGGAGTTGCTTACACAG GTCCAGGCGTACGAGCTTCAAGAACTTGCATGGACAAGATTATTACATCTCAGGCTATTAGTCAC CTTTCAGAGTTTGGAGTTCATACCATAAGTAAAGACGTGAAGAGAACAGAGGATATTATGCATGAGACCATCTCAAACATTTGGGATGAATTGATCACCAAGCTTCGGTGTCTGACATTCTGTGTTAAGCCAGCAAGGGATGGATGCTCTACTGGTGTTGCAAGATTATG TTCCTCTGAAGACCTTACTGTATATGTACAAGCTTTAAAAGATTGTCTACCAAGGATTCCTCCAAACACTTTGTCTAAG ACACATGGAATGATTGAGATGCCAAATACTACTCCTGAGTACTTGATTTTTGAACCATTTGTTGAGACCGATGAAATCGTAGTTTCATCCAAGGCCAAGCAGAAGCTCTCTTGGAAAGGTACGAGGCGGTGGGTAGAGATAACAGTGGGAGTAATCGGAAAACGTGGGTCAATGCGTTCACTGAATCCGAGTCTTACTGTCAAGGAAAGTGGTGATATATTATCACTCGAGGAGAAGTTCCAAG GCGGCACTGGCATAAACCTGACTCCACCTCCACCAACAATCATGAG TAAGGACGCTTTGGAAAGGTGCAAACAAGGCATTGAGCTGATTGCGGAAACTCTTGGTCTAGAGGGGTTTTCACGTATAGATGCTTTTGTGCACGTTGAAACCGGAGAG GTGCTGGTTATAGAGGTGAACACAGTTCCTGGAATGACTCCTTCCACTGTATTAATCCAACAGGTGATATTTTTTGCATTAATACATATCTTCAAGCCTGTATTTGATAAAGACTCTCAGGATACATTGATACGTTTTTGTTTTGTGATTGGAAACTTAATAGGCATTAGCAGAGCAGCCACCAATGTACCCTCCTCAGTTCTTTCGCAAATTGCTCCATCTTGCTACACAGAGAGTTTGAGTGACTCAGTTTGA
- the LOC106335833 gene encoding uncharacterized protein LOC106335833 isoform X1: MILGMNRRLASRAKRTVSKSVLVDGEGEEKGQTNLRVGLICGGPSAERGISLNSARSVLDHIQGNGISVSCYYIDAHLKSFAISSAQLYSNTPADFDFKLESLAQGFSSLSDLAEHLVSAVDIVFPVIHGRFGEDGGIQELLESHNIPFVGTGSSECRRAFDKYEASLELKEHGFMSVPNYLVRGIGVDESEIAQWFTDNRLDLDVGKVVVKPARAGSSIGVKVAFGVNDSIKKAVELILEGIDDRIVVEVFIENGHEFTAIVLDVGSGSDSRPVVLLPSEVQLQFHGSGDPEEDAIFDYRRKYLPTQQVTYHTPPRFPIHVNKSIREEASLLFQKLGLRDFARIDGWYLAPTSNISPAPNETSRGRMSADIIFTDINLISGMEQNSFLFQQASKVGFSHSNILRTILHRASSRLPHLTWHNYESNHLLRGSTTLETSGDVQKVFVMFGGDTSERQVSVMSGTNVWMNLQRFADLKVTPCLLSPSLSNSSSEFPDKTESDLDNREVWLLPYSVVLRHTAEEILAECLEAIEPDRARFTSRLQKQVMEDLMDGLKNQSWFGGFDIIDELPIKYSLREWIKLASEAQATVFIAVHGGIGEDGTLQALLEDEGVAYTGPGVRASRTCMDKIITSQAISHLSEFGVHTISKDVKRTEDIMHETISNIWDELITKLRCLTFCVKPARDGCSTGVARLCSSEDLTVYVQALKDCLPRIPPNTLSKTHGMIEMPNTTPEYLIFEPFVETDEIVVSSKAKQKLSWKGTRRWVEITVGVIGKRGSMRSLNPSLTVKESGDILSLEEKFQGGTGINLTPPPPTIMSKDALERCKQGIELIAETLGLEGFSRIDAFVHVETGEVLVIEVNTVPGMTPSTVLIQQVIFFALIHIFKPVFDKDSQDTLIRFCFVIGNLIGISRAATNVPSSVLSQIAPSCYTESLSDSV; the protein is encoded by the exons ATGATTTTGGGTATGAACAGACGCCTTGCCTCCAGAGCAAAACGAACCGTCTCGAAGTCGGTCCTCGTAGACGGAGAGGGGGAGGAGAAGGGCCAGACGAATCTGAGAGTTGGACTCATCTGCGGAGGACCGTCGGCTGAGCGGGGGATTTCTCTCAATTCAGCTCGATCAGTTCTCGATCACATTCAG GGTAACGGTATAAGCGTGAGCTGCTACTACATAGATGCTCATCTCAAATCCTTCGCAATTTCCTCCGCTCAG CTGTACTCGAATACTCCCGCAGATTTTGATTTCAAGCTCGAGAG TCTTGCACAGGGATTCTCTTCGTTATCAGACTTGGCTGAGCATCTTGTTTCCGCTGTGGACATTGTCTTCCCTGTTATTCATGGTCGATTTGGTGAAGATGGGGGCATTCAG GAGCTGTTGGAGAGTCACAACATTCCATTTGTTGGGACTGGATCCAGTGAATGCCGTCGAGCCTTTGACAAG TATGAAGCTTCTTTGGAGCTCAAAGAACATGGGTTCATGTCAGTACCAAACTACTTGGTGCGG GGAATCGGAGTAGACGAGAGTGAAATAGCACAATGGTTTACAGATAACCGGCTGGACCTTGATGTGGGAAAAGTGGTG GTAAAACCAGCTAGAGCAGGGTCAAGCATTGGTGTCAAGGTTGCTTTTGGCGTAAATGATTCAATCAAGAAGGCTGTTGAACTTATTCTAGAG GGAATTGATGATAGGATTGTTGTTGAGGTGTTTATTGAAAATGGACATGAGTTCACTGCCATCGTCCTGGATGTGGGTTCTGGTTCTGATTCCCGTCCTGTTGTGCTGTTACCCTCTGAG GTGCAACTTCAGTTCCATGGCAGTGGTGATCCGGAGGAAGACGCCATCTTCGACTATCGGAGGAAGTATCTGCCGACACAACAG GTCACCTATCACACTCCACCTCGTTTCCCTATCCATGTTAACAAAAGTATCCGTGAAGAGGCATCTCTTCTATTTCAAAAACTAGGTCTTCGCGACTTTGCTCGCATTGATGGATGGTATTTGGCTCCCACTTCAAATATATCACCAGCTCCAAATGAAACGTCTAGAGGACGCATGTCAGCGGATATTATTTTCACAGACATCAACCTG ATAAGTGGCATGGAGCAAAATAGCTTTCTCTTCCAGCAGGCTTCTAAG GTTGGGTTTTCTCATTCAAACATTTTGCGAACCATCCTCCACCGAGCTAGCTCAAGGCTTCCGCATCTTACTTGGCATAATTATGAGTCTAATCATTTGCTTCGAGGTTCAACAACCCTGGAAACCTCCGGGGACGTCCAGAAAGTGTTTGTAATGTTTGGAGGAGACACTTCAGAGCGGCAGGTCTCTGTCATGAGCGGAACAAATGTCTGGATGAATCTGCAAAGATTTGCTGAT CTGAAAGTAACTCCCTGCTTGCTTTCCCCATCACTTAGCAACTCATCTAGTGAATTTCCCGACAAAACCGAATCTGATTTGGACAACAGAGAAGTCTGGTTATTACC GTACTCTGTTGTGTTAAGGCACACTGCTGAGGAAATTCTTGCGGAGTGCTTGGAAGCAATCGAGCCTGATCGGGCTCGGTTTACATCTCGGCTGCAAAAGCAAGTGATGGAGGATCTTATGGATGGTTTGAAGAATCAGAGCTGGTTTGGAGGGTTTGATATAATAGACGAACTGCCAATTAAATATTCGTTGAGAGAGTGGATCAAGCTTGCCAGTGAAGCTCAAGCAACTGTCTTCATTGCAG TGCATGGAGGAATTGGGGAAGATGGTACACTGCAAGCCTTACTGGAGGATGAAGGAGTTGCTTACACAG GTCCAGGCGTACGAGCTTCAAGAACTTGCATGGACAAGATTATTACATCTCAGGCTATTAGTCAC CTTTCAGAGTTTGGAGTTCATACCATAAGTAAAGACGTGAAGAGAACAGAGGATATTATGCATGAGACCATCTCAAACATTTGGGATGAATTGATCACCAAGCTTCGGTGTCTGACATTCTGTGTTAAGCCAGCAAGGGATGGATGCTCTACTGGTGTTGCAAGATTATG TTCCTCTGAAGACCTTACTGTATATGTACAAGCTTTAAAAGATTGTCTACCAAGGATTCCTCCAAACACTTTGTCTAAG ACACATGGAATGATTGAGATGCCAAATACTACTCCTGAGTACTTGATTTTTGAACCATTTGTTGAGACCGATGAAATCGTAGTTTCATCCAAGGCCAAGCAGAAGCTCTCTTGGAAAGGTACGAGGCGGTGGGTAGAGATAACAGTGGGAGTAATCGGAAAACGTGGGTCAATGCGTTCACTGAATCCGAGTCTTACTGTCAAGGAAAGTGGTGATATATTATCACTCGAGGAGAAGTTCCAAG GCGGCACTGGCATAAACCTGACTCCACCTCCACCAACAATCATGAG TAAGGACGCTTTGGAAAGGTGCAAACAAGGCATTGAGCTGATTGCGGAAACTCTTGGTCTAGAGGGGTTTTCACGTATAGATGCTTTTGTGCACGTTGAAACCGGAGAG GTGCTGGTTATAGAGGTGAACACAGTTCCTGGAATGACTCCTTCCACTGTATTAATCCAACAGGTGATATTTTTTGCATTAATACATATCTTCAAGCCTGTATTTGATAAAGACTCTCAGGATACATTGATACGTTTTTGTTTTGTGATTGGAAACTTAATAGGCATTAGCAGAGCAGCCACCAATGTACCCTCCTCAGTTCTTTCGCAAATTGCTCCATCTTGCTACACAGAGAGTTTGAGTGACTCAGTTTGA